The Clostridium chauvoei genome has a window encoding:
- a CDS encoding beta-N-acetylglucosaminidase domain-containing protein, whose translation MGKRIKRFISLMVVGAITFSTISGSVDVSAIATEKENKSVGYEIYPNPHELNYSGGEFEVGTNVNVIYEEGVDDYTKKRVEEILSSKNITLTTSSEVVSGKTNILVGINGSKGVVDNYFNENVSHQENFFDKLDSHIVYVNNGVIGILGKDADSAFYGVTSLKHVFNQLENGTIKDFRINDYADVKYRGFIEGYYGNPWSNEDRAELMKYGGDYKMNQYIFAPKDDPYHNSKWRELYPEDALEGIKKLAQVGNETKNRYVYALHPFMHNAIRFNTEENYQDDLQIIKNKFSQLLGAGVRQFEILADDAGVPAQGSQTYVKLLNDLTVWLEGQRETYTDLKTDLIFCPNDYMGNGGSAQLKEVNKAGDNVSIVVTGGRIWGEVDQNFATNFKNNIASEGYEGRAPYMWINWPCSDNSKQHLIMGGNDTFLHPGVTPGSVQGIVLNPMQQAEANKSALFANADYAWNIWENKAEADRNWEASFKYMDHGTAEDTDSSKALREISKHMINQNMDSRVTVLQESLELAPKLTAYKQKFESETNTKADAEELITEFTKLKDAAAHYKENPGNPRTRDQIVYWLNCWEDSMNAAIGYLRAAMAIEDGDNATIWTEYSKAQASFEQSKKYTFWYVDHYEKAEVGVQHIVPFINFMEQNIGNIVSSIVDPNKVIATYITNRTDKPSGDIKNVLDGNPATEIVYKTPNTISEGTYVGVKYSNPIQLNKVQFLMGAASNPNDTMSEAKIQYTEDGKAWTDLNGEVYANPKDVKVEGLDLKVKGIRLISTQNKGNTWLGVKDIIVNKEEGNGGTNQDPLTHTLIRTPGWSVYSGNESSLFDKNDSTNVWYRTHSGDLTHVGDYIGVDLGEVVEVGNVHFVVGAGDSDKWTEYKLEYSTDNSNWTTYKEYNSTAGKDVINENLSGVQARYIRLTNMKQLNKWIKFSEIRIERAVNEEVGDTKNIYTNVNSGIKSLSTEALTKLVPQNNITLNSGEYIGLKLNRIKDINRVTTDISNMDGLRLESSINEIEWDGVDNSNLKDARYIRLIADKTVTFNVLAFEVASNEVYPASLVSSYVEPYGGADAKLAFDGKFNTSVKFGGPPRSGSTILYDLGQVMKVNNIKYAVLDTEVDHIRDAKIQLSLNGEDWTDSIVIGDGVENSNNFDARPGDNGYKHGSISNGIIPISHSYVEGENLDLQARYVRVLFTAANSGRWSVINEILINNGEYVRTENNPTYISDPIELKGFEPEKVSDGNLATAYKPNTNNGAITSGSFTYRLSENTDIKKINIIQSGSSISNAKVMVRTGYNEAGEPVWNQLGILGKSLTELLNPKFENIFEIKIEWNGVAPTIYEIITINNYELPNSDNLKAKFDELSLINGENYTAESFKVLQDALKTAEEVLNNNNALQTEIDKVLADLIAAEEGLVLNIADGSALQELVDSCNFVEDKYTVSSWTSYNEVLNLAKGILADLQNNNQTAVDEAKVNLEKAIEALKERAKFTFGLEIVVDEANEITDSEIDKLVPVVKDLFLKERTKAIEILERAKNKDATQEEVDASFESLSDVMQYLSYYKGDKTSLIVLVEKIGKLDSKEYIKATWDNLVVELEKANAVIADENALEYEVAEAYEDLMRAFLDLRLKPSKEKLEDLISKTEALEKVNYTESTWTVVEEKLQLAKKVIENEDATKEEILETHNNLETALKNLVDVTELRKAIEEGEKINLDSYTKDSAKAFLSAIEEGKKVVANSNATKEEIDAAIKTINDASKALVKKADLTSLKDIIEKAKEIINGEDKYTSESLKALKEAVENAEKLIENENVTDEDVQKAIDNIIKAIEGLVEKEQVNTGTAGNNQNQGKPSNGNSSNNSKGNLPNTGGTPAVAVALMGLLAIGAGSALRKKNK comes from the coding sequence ATGGGAAAAAGAATAAAAAGATTTATTTCTCTTATGGTTGTAGGGGCTATAACCTTTAGTACTATATCAGGATCAGTAGATGTTTCAGCTATAGCTACAGAAAAGGAAAATAAATCAGTAGGGTATGAAATCTATCCAAATCCACATGAATTAAATTATTCAGGAGGAGAATTTGAAGTAGGTACTAATGTAAATGTTATCTATGAAGAAGGAGTAGATGATTATACTAAAAAGCGTGTAGAAGAGATATTATCTAGTAAAAATATTACTTTAACGACTTCTAGCGAAGTAGTATCAGGAAAAACTAATATTTTAGTTGGGATTAATGGTTCAAAAGGAGTTGTAGATAATTATTTCAATGAAAACGTATCACATCAAGAAAATTTCTTTGACAAATTAGATTCGCATATAGTTTATGTTAATAATGGAGTTATTGGTATATTAGGAAAAGATGCAGATAGTGCTTTTTATGGAGTAACTTCATTAAAACATGTATTTAATCAATTAGAAAACGGAACAATTAAAGATTTTAGAATTAATGATTATGCCGATGTAAAGTATCGTGGATTTATAGAAGGATACTATGGAAATCCTTGGTCTAATGAAGATAGGGCTGAACTTATGAAGTATGGTGGAGATTATAAGATGAATCAATATATCTTCGCACCAAAAGATGATCCATATCATAACAGTAAGTGGAGAGAGCTTTATCCAGAGGATGCTTTAGAAGGTATAAAAAAATTAGCTCAAGTTGGTAATGAAACTAAGAATAGATATGTATATGCATTACATCCATTTATGCATAATGCAATTAGATTTAATACAGAAGAAAATTACCAAGATGACTTACAAATAATTAAAAATAAATTCTCTCAATTATTAGGAGCTGGAGTTAGACAATTTGAAATATTAGCAGATGATGCAGGAGTTCCAGCACAAGGTTCTCAAACTTATGTTAAGTTGTTAAATGATTTAACAGTTTGGCTAGAAGGACAAAGAGAAACTTACACAGACTTAAAGACAGATTTAATATTCTGTCCAAATGACTATATGGGTAATGGTGGTTCAGCACAATTAAAGGAAGTAAATAAAGCTGGAGATAATGTTAGCATAGTAGTTACAGGAGGAAGAATATGGGGTGAAGTAGACCAAAACTTCGCAACTAACTTCAAAAATAATATTGCTTCAGAAGGATATGAGGGTAGAGCTCCATATATGTGGATTAACTGGCCATGTTCTGACAACTCAAAGCAACATTTAATAATGGGAGGTAACGATACATTTTTACATCCAGGAGTAACTCCAGGTTCAGTACAAGGTATAGTTTTAAATCCAATGCAACAAGCAGAAGCTAATAAGTCAGCATTATTTGCAAATGCAGATTATGCATGGAACATTTGGGAAAATAAAGCTGAAGCAGATAGAAACTGGGAAGCTTCTTTTAAGTATATGGATCATGGAACAGCTGAAGATACAGATTCATCAAAGGCTTTAAGAGAAATAAGTAAGCACATGATAAATCAAAATATGGATAGTCGTGTTACTGTATTACAAGAATCTTTAGAATTAGCACCAAAGCTAACTGCTTATAAGCAAAAATTTGAAAGCGAAACAAACACTAAAGCAGATGCTGAAGAATTAATTACTGAATTTACTAAGTTAAAAGATGCAGCAGCACATTATAAAGAAAATCCAGGAAACCCTAGAACAAGAGATCAAATAGTATATTGGTTAAATTGTTGGGAAGATTCAATGAATGCTGCAATTGGATATTTAAGAGCAGCTATGGCTATTGAAGATGGTGATAATGCTACAATATGGACAGAGTATTCAAAGGCACAAGCATCTTTTGAACAGTCAAAGAAATACACTTTCTGGTATGTAGATCATTATGAAAAAGCAGAGGTTGGAGTTCAACACATAGTACCATTTATAAACTTTATGGAACAAAATATAGGTAATATTGTTTCATCAATAGTTGATCCTAATAAGGTTATAGCTACTTATATAACTAATCGTACAGATAAGCCTTCAGGAGATATTAAAAATGTATTAGATGGAAATCCAGCAACTGAAATAGTATATAAAACACCAAACACTATTAGTGAAGGAACTTATGTTGGAGTAAAATATAGCAATCCAATTCAATTAAATAAGGTTCAATTTTTAATGGGTGCAGCATCAAATCCAAATGATACTATGTCAGAAGCTAAGATACAATATACAGAAGACGGAAAAGCTTGGACAGATTTAAATGGAGAAGTTTATGCAAACCCTAAAGATGTTAAAGTGGAAGGTTTAGATTTAAAAGTAAAAGGAATTAGATTAATTTCAACACAAAATAAAGGAAATACATGGCTTGGGGTTAAGGATATCATTGTAAATAAAGAAGAGGGTAATGGCGGAACAAATCAAGATCCATTAACTCATACCTTAATTAGAACACCAGGATGGTCTGTATATAGTGGAAATGAAAGTTCACTATTCGATAAGAATGATAGTACTAATGTATGGTATAGAACTCATTCAGGTGACTTAACTCATGTAGGTGACTATATAGGAGTAGATTTAGGAGAAGTTGTTGAAGTTGGTAATGTTCATTTTGTAGTTGGAGCAGGAGATAGTGATAAGTGGACTGAATATAAATTAGAATATTCAACAGATAATAGTAATTGGACAACTTATAAAGAATATAATTCAACAGCAGGTAAAGATGTTATTAATGAAAATTTATCAGGAGTACAAGCTAGATATATAAGACTTACTAATATGAAACAATTAAATAAGTGGATTAAATTCTCAGAAATAAGAATCGAAAGAGCTGTAAATGAAGAAGTTGGAGATACTAAAAACATTTATACTAATGTTAATTCAGGAATAAAATCACTTTCAACAGAAGCATTAACTAAGCTAGTTCCACAAAATAATATTACTCTTAATTCAGGTGAATATATAGGACTTAAGCTAAATCGTATTAAAGATATAAATAGAGTTACAACTGATATATCAAATATGGATGGATTAAGACTAGAAAGCTCTATAAATGAAATTGAATGGGATGGAGTAGATAACTCAAATCTAAAGGATGCACGTTATATTAGATTAATTGCAGACAAGACTGTAACATTTAATGTATTAGCTTTTGAAGTAGCGTCAAATGAAGTGTATCCAGCATCTTTAGTAAGTTCTTATGTGGAACCTTATGGTGGAGCTGATGCAAAGTTAGCTTTTGATGGAAAATTTAATACATCAGTTAAGTTTGGGGGACCTCCTAGAAGTGGAAGTACTATCCTATATGATTTAGGACAAGTTATGAAGGTAAATAACATTAAATATGCTGTGTTAGATACTGAAGTAGACCATATTCGTGATGCTAAAATTCAATTATCATTAAATGGTGAAGATTGGACAGATTCTATAGTTATTGGAGATGGAGTAGAAAACTCAAACAATTTCGATGCAAGACCAGGAGATAATGGATATAAGCATGGTAGCATATCAAATGGAATAATTCCAATATCACATAGCTATGTAGAAGGTGAAAACCTAGATTTACAAGCTAGATATGTAAGAGTATTATTTACAGCCGCAAACTCAGGTCGTTGGTCTGTAATAAATGAAATATTAATAAATAATGGTGAGTATGTAAGAACAGAAAATAATCCAACTTATATTTCAGATCCAATTGAATTAAAAGGCTTCGAACCAGAAAAAGTATCAGATGGAAATTTAGCTACTGCATATAAACCAAATACAAACAATGGAGCTATAACAAGTGGAAGCTTCACATATCGTCTATCAGAAAACACAGATATTAAAAAGATTAATATTATTCAAAGTGGAAGCTCTATTTCAAATGCTAAGGTAATGGTTAGAACAGGCTATAATGAAGCAGGTGAACCAGTATGGAATCAATTAGGAATATTAGGTAAGAGCTTAACAGAATTATTAAATCCTAAGTTTGAAAATATTTTTGAAATCAAAATAGAATGGAATGGAGTAGCACCAACTATTTATGAAATAATTACAATAAATAATTATGAGCTACCAAATTCAGATAATTTAAAAGCGAAGTTTGATGAATTATCTCTTATTAATGGAGAAAACTATACAGCTGAAAGCTTTAAAGTATTACAAGATGCGTTAAAGACAGCTGAGGAAGTATTAAATAACAATAATGCATTACAAACAGAAATAGATAAAGTTTTAGCAGATCTTATAGCTGCAGAAGAAGGCTTAGTATTAAATATTGCTGATGGTAGTGCGTTACAAGAATTAGTTGATTCATGCAACTTTGTAGAAGATAAATACACAGTATCTTCATGGACTTCTTACAATGAAGTATTAAACTTAGCTAAAGGAATTTTAGCAGATTTACAAAATAATAATCAAACAGCAGTTGATGAAGCTAAGGTTAATTTAGAAAAAGCCATTGAGGCTTTAAAAGAAAGAGCAAAGTTTACTTTTGGTTTAGAAATTGTAGTAGATGAAGCAAATGAAATTACAGATTCAGAAATAGATAAATTAGTGCCAGTAGTAAAAGATTTATTCTTAAAAGAAAGAACAAAAGCTATAGAAATTTTAGAAAGAGCTAAGAATAAGGATGCAACTCAAGAAGAAGTAGATGCTAGTTTTGAAAGTTTAAGTGATGTAATGCAATATCTATCTTACTATAAGGGTGATAAAACTAGTTTAATAGTATTAGTAGAGAAGATTGGTAAATTAGATAGCAAAGAGTATATTAAAGCTACATGGGATAACTTAGTAGTAGAATTAGAAAAAGCCAATGCAGTTATAGCTGATGAAAATGCTTTAGAATATGAAGTTGCTGAAGCTTATGAGGATTTAATGAGAGCATTCTTAGATTTAAGATTAAAACCAAGTAAGGAAAAGCTAGAAGATTTAATAAGTAAAACAGAAGCTTTAGAAAAAGTAAATTATACAGAATCAACTTGGACTGTAGTAGAAGAAAAACTACAATTAGCTAAGAAGGTAATAGAAAATGAAGATGCTACAAAGGAAGAAATTTTAGAAACTCATAATAATTTAGAAACAGCATTAAAGAATTTAGTAGATGTTACAGAGTTAAGAAAAGCCATAGAAGAAGGAGAAAAAATTAACTTAGATTCATACACTAAAGATTCTGCAAAAGCTTTCCTTTCAGCTATAGAAGAAGGAAAGAAGGTTGTAGCAAATTCAAATGCTACAAAGGAAGAAATTGATGCTGCGATAAAAACTATTAATGATGCGAGTAAAGCTTTAGTTAAAAAAGCTGATTTAACTTCATTAAAAGATATTATTGAAAAAGCTAAAGAAATAATAAATGGAGAAGACAAATATACATCTGAATCATTAAAAGCTCTTAAGGAAGCTGTAGAAAATGCAGAAAAACTTATAGAAAATGAAAATGTTACAGATGAAGATGTTCAAAAGGCTATAGACAATATAATTAAAGCAATTGAAGGTTTAGTAGAAAAGGAACAAGTAAATACAGGGACTGCAGGAAATAACCAAAACCAAGGAAAACCTAGCAACGGAAATTCTTCAAATAATTCAAAGGGTAACCTACCTAATACAGGTGGTACACCAGCAGTAGCTGTAGCATTAATGGGATTATTAGCTATAGGAGCTGGAAGCGCTTTAAGAAAAAAGAATAAATAA
- a CDS encoding peptide chain release factor 3: MADYIKEIEKRRTFAIISHPDAGKTTLTEKFLLYGGAIRLAGSVKARKASKHAVSDWMEIEKQRGISVTSSVMQFNYNDHCINILDTPGHQDFSEDTYRTLMAADSAVMVVDAAKGVEDQTRKLFQVASLREMPIFTFVNKMDREARDPFQLLEDIESELGIKTYPMNWPIGSGKEFKGVYERDNNRIIAFDGGNHGQSEVQAIEGEVDDPKFREILGDALHEKLMEDIELLDIAGDEFDIEKVRTGELTPVFFGSALTNFGVEPFLEHFLEMTTAPLSRNSSIGEIDPFDDKFSAFVFKIQANMNKAHRDRIAFMRICSGKFNKGEDVMHMQGGKKIKLAQPQQFMAQDREIVEEAYAGDIIGVFDPGIFSIGDTLCSPSKKFKFEGIPTFAPEHFARVRPVDTMKRKQFVKGVTQIAQEGAIQVFKELYIGMEEIIVGVVGVLQFEVLEYRLKNEYNVDIKMDRLPFRYVRWIENKDVDVEKLNLTSDAKKVKDLRDRNIIIFQNDWGINWALEHNKGLVLSGVGKSEE, translated from the coding sequence TTGGCAGATTATATAAAGGAAATAGAAAAAAGAAGAACCTTTGCTATAATATCTCACCCCGATGCAGGTAAAACAACATTAACGGAAAAGTTCCTATTATATGGAGGAGCTATAAGACTTGCAGGGTCAGTTAAAGCTAGAAAGGCTTCTAAGCATGCAGTATCTGACTGGATGGAAATTGAAAAACAAAGAGGTATTTCAGTTACTTCATCAGTTATGCAATTTAATTATAATGATCATTGCATTAATATACTAGATACACCTGGTCACCAAGACTTCTCAGAAGATACTTACAGAACTTTAATGGCTGCAGATAGTGCTGTTATGGTTGTAGATGCTGCTAAAGGTGTGGAAGATCAAACAAGAAAGCTTTTCCAAGTTGCATCATTAAGAGAAATGCCTATATTCACTTTTGTAAATAAGATGGATAGAGAAGCTAGAGATCCATTCCAATTACTAGAGGATATAGAAAGTGAACTTGGAATTAAAACTTACCCAATGAACTGGCCAATAGGTTCAGGTAAGGAGTTTAAAGGGGTTTATGAAAGAGATAACAATAGAATTATAGCTTTCGATGGAGGAAATCACGGTCAAAGCGAAGTTCAAGCTATAGAAGGTGAAGTAGATGATCCTAAGTTTAGAGAAATTCTAGGAGATGCTTTACATGAAAAATTAATGGAAGATATAGAGCTTTTAGATATAGCTGGAGATGAATTTGATATAGAAAAAGTTAGAACAGGAGAATTAACACCAGTATTCTTTGGTTCTGCTTTAACAAACTTTGGAGTTGAGCCATTCTTAGAACATTTCTTAGAAATGACTACAGCACCATTATCAAGAAACTCAAGCATAGGAGAAATTGATCCATTTGATGATAAATTCTCTGCTTTTGTATTTAAGATACAAGCAAATATGAATAAAGCCCATAGAGATAGAATTGCATTTATGAGAATTTGTTCAGGTAAATTTAATAAGGGTGAAGATGTAATGCATATGCAAGGAGGCAAGAAAATAAAGCTTGCTCAACCTCAACAATTTATGGCTCAAGATAGAGAAATAGTTGAAGAAGCTTATGCAGGAGATATAATCGGGGTATTTGATCCAGGTATATTCTCAATTGGAGATACTTTATGCTCACCTTCAAAGAAATTTAAATTTGAAGGAATCCCAACTTTTGCTCCAGAACATTTTGCTAGAGTTAGACCTGTAGATACAATGAAGAGAAAACAATTTGTTAAAGGTGTTACACAAATAGCTCAAGAAGGTGCAATCCAAGTATTTAAAGAACTATACATAGGTATGGAAGAAATAATCGTTGGAGTTGTAGGTGTTCTTCAATTCGAAGTTTTAGAATATAGATTAAAGAATGAATACAATGTAGATATTAAGATGGATAGACTTCCATTTAGATATGTTAGATGGATAGAAAATAAAGATGTTGATGTTGAAAAGTTAAACTTAACATCAGATGCTAAGAAAGTTAAAGATTTAAGAGATAGAAACATTATAATATTCCAAAATGACTGGGGTATTAATTGGGCTCTAGAACATAATAAAGGTCTTGTACTTTCAGGTGTAGGTAAAAGTGAAGAATAA
- the ahpC gene encoding alkyl hydroperoxide reductase subunit C, with product MSLIGKQIPEFKVEAYHNGDFTEVTTSDVKGKWGVFFFYPADFTFVCPTELGDLADNYEKFKEIGCEVYSVSTDTHFVHKAWADASETIAKIKYPMLGDPTGNLTRGFDVMIEEEGLALRGTFIVNPEGEIKAYEIHDLGIGRNAEELLRKVQAAQFVAEHGDQVCPAKWTPGAETIVPSLDLVGKL from the coding sequence ATGTCATTAATAGGAAAACAAATACCAGAATTTAAGGTTGAAGCATATCACAATGGAGATTTTACAGAAGTTACAACTTCTGATGTTAAAGGTAAATGGGGAGTATTCTTCTTCTATCCTGCAGACTTTACATTTGTTTGCCCAACAGAATTAGGAGACTTAGCAGATAACTATGAAAAGTTTAAAGAAATTGGATGTGAAGTTTATTCAGTATCTACTGATACTCACTTTGTTCATAAAGCATGGGCTGATGCTTCAGAAACAATAGCTAAAATAAAATACCCAATGCTTGGAGATCCAACAGGAAATCTTACTAGAGGTTTTGATGTTATGATTGAAGAAGAAGGTTTAGCTTTAAGAGGAACTTTCATTGTTAACCCAGAAGGTGAAATCAAAGCTTATGAAATTCATGATTTAGGAATCGGAAGAAATGCTGAAGAATTATTAAGAAAAGTTCAAGCTGCTCAATTCGTAGCTGAACATGGAGATCAAGTTTGTCCAGCTAAATGGACTCCTGGTGCTGAAACTATAGTTCCAAGCTTAGATTTAGTAGGTAAACTATAA
- the trxB gene encoding thioredoxin-disulfide reductase: MNDKIYDLVIIGAGSAGLSAGIYATRAKLNTLIIEKSSPGGQITKTSEIVNYPGIRKTSGHELMEEMRLQAEDFGVKFQRAEVNDVDFSKEVKILKTDIGEIKGRAVIIATGATPRKLGFPGEEEFGGRGVAYCATCDGEFFKNLEVLVIGAGFAACEEAIYLTRFAKKVTIIAREPDFTCAKSIGDKVKAHPKIDIKFNTEVVEAVGDDLLRSVKLINNVTYEKSEYFPPKEDGTFGIFVFAGYVPQTSVFKNHIELDNFGYVLTNENMKTNIDGVYAAGDLRPKALRQVVTAVSDGAIAATDAEKYIFEEKERLGIAYEVTYEAPKEKENIGNTKAFDGKSHLLNDTLRNQLASILAKIENPLTLVTIVDPNNGKSIELRDLVLDIANLSDKLKAEVYIKNEAKAIEEKINADKYPVVALLDKDNNYSGVKFHGVPGGHELNSFILAIYNLAGPGQAIDPNNLEKIKSINKPTNIKVCVSLSCHLCPDVVVSAQRIAIENPNVESEMLDLANFDEIKTKYKLMSVPAIIVNDSDVYFGAKKLDEILKFIK, from the coding sequence ATGAATGATAAAATTTATGATTTAGTTATAATTGGTGCTGGTTCTGCTGGTCTTTCTGCTGGTATATATGCAACTCGTGCAAAGCTTAATACTTTAATAATAGAAAAATCTAGTCCTGGAGGTCAAATTACTAAAACTTCTGAAATAGTTAATTATCCTGGAATTAGAAAAACTTCAGGACATGAATTAATGGAAGAAATGAGATTACAAGCTGAAGATTTCGGAGTTAAATTTCAAAGAGCTGAAGTTAATGACGTAGACTTCTCAAAGGAAGTTAAAATATTAAAAACTGATATAGGTGAAATTAAAGGGAGAGCTGTAATTATAGCTACAGGTGCTACTCCTAGAAAACTTGGCTTCCCTGGTGAAGAAGAGTTTGGAGGAAGGGGGGTTGCCTACTGTGCTACTTGTGATGGTGAATTCTTTAAAAATCTTGAAGTATTAGTTATTGGTGCTGGATTTGCAGCTTGTGAGGAAGCCATATATCTAACTAGATTTGCAAAAAAGGTTACAATAATAGCTAGAGAACCTGATTTTACTTGTGCAAAATCAATAGGTGATAAAGTTAAGGCTCATCCAAAAATAGATATTAAATTTAATACTGAAGTAGTTGAAGCTGTTGGTGATGATTTATTACGTTCAGTTAAACTAATTAATAATGTAACTTATGAAAAGTCTGAATACTTCCCTCCAAAAGAAGATGGAACCTTCGGTATATTTGTATTTGCTGGTTACGTTCCTCAAACTTCTGTATTTAAAAACCATATAGAACTCGATAACTTTGGATACGTACTGACTAATGAAAATATGAAAACTAATATTGATGGTGTTTATGCAGCTGGTGATTTAAGACCTAAAGCACTAAGACAAGTAGTTACTGCCGTTTCTGATGGTGCTATTGCTGCTACTGATGCTGAAAAATATATATTTGAAGAAAAAGAAAGATTAGGTATCGCTTATGAAGTTACCTATGAAGCTCCTAAAGAAAAAGAAAATATCGGAAACACTAAAGCCTTTGATGGTAAAAGTCATTTATTAAATGATACATTAAGAAATCAATTAGCATCTATTTTAGCAAAAATAGAAAATCCCCTTACTCTTGTAACAATAGTTGATCCTAACAATGGAAAATCTATTGAACTAAGAGACTTAGTTTTAGATATAGCTAATCTTTCTGATAAACTTAAAGCAGAAGTTTATATTAAAAATGAAGCTAAAGCTATTGAAGAAAAAATTAATGCTGATAAATACCCTGTAGTTGCTTTACTTGACAAAGATAACAATTATAGCGGTGTTAAATTCCACGGTGTTCCAGGTGGTCATGAATTAAACTCCTTTATACTTGCAATATATAATTTAGCAGGTCCTGGTCAAGCTATTGATCCAAATAACTTAGAAAAAATTAAATCTATAAATAAACCTACTAATATAAAGGTATGTGTATCTTTATCCTGTCACCTTTGTCCTGATGTAGTAGTTTCAGCACAAAGAATCGCCATTGAAAATCCTAATGTAGAAAGTGAAATGTTAGATTTAGCAAACTTTGACGAGATAAAAACTAAATATAAACTTATGAGCGTGCCAGCAATAATAGTAAATGATTCTGATGTTTACTTTGGTGCTAAGAAATTAGATGAAATATTAAAGTTTATTAAGTAA
- a CDS encoding BsaA family SipW-dependent biofilm matrix protein — translation MSKKKIVSLIAAAAVVVGVAGGTLAWFEASDTEVNNFTTGLVNIDVQEDWRGDKANWLPGDKVEKRAWVRNIGKSDALVKATIEIKVLNEDGTELSPEMAEVFTPEFIEKNIELQFADVNIKNEATKPTEHWMPGVEDTDAVEEAATYYTAPYYYLTKLNPERNTHPLLSNVKLLETAENEWVGKKIQVKVVGEAIQATNGAHEQWQIDNEAVKAIYDQISPKAK, via the coding sequence ATGTCAAAGAAGAAAATCGTATCATTAATAGCTGCAGCAGCAGTAGTAGTAGGAGTTGCAGGAGGAACTTTAGCTTGGTTTGAAGCATCAGACACAGAAGTTAACAATTTTACAACTGGTTTAGTAAATATAGACGTTCAAGAAGACTGGCGTGGAGATAAGGCAAACTGGTTACCAGGTGATAAAGTAGAAAAGAGAGCTTGGGTTAGAAATATAGGAAAGTCAGATGCATTAGTTAAAGCTACAATTGAAATTAAAGTATTAAATGAAGATGGAACTGAATTATCACCAGAAATGGCAGAAGTATTCACTCCAGAATTTATAGAGAAAAATATTGAGTTACAATTTGCTGATGTAAATATAAAGAATGAGGCAACAAAACCAACTGAACATTGGATGCCAGGTGTAGAAGATACAGATGCAGTTGAAGAAGCAGCAACTTACTATACAGCTCCATACTACTATTTAACAAAACTTAATCCAGAAAGAAACACACACCCATTATTAAGTAATGTAAAATTACTAGAAACAGCTGAAAATGAATGGGTAGGAAAGAAGATACAAGTAAAAGTTGTTGGAGAAGCTATCCAAGCTACAAATGGAGCTCACGAACAATGGCAAATAGATAATGAAGCTGTTAAAGCAATCTATGACCAAATAAGCCCAAAAGCTAAATAA
- a CDS encoding signal peptidase I: MKNKTVKFIGNCIFYFVLIAIVFILITPKIFGYSLYSVLSGSMTGAISTGSVVAVKAIDPKEIKTSDVITFKTDGGSIATHRVIDLTDDNGLAFVTKGDANENIDPVPIKSANVIGKVIFHIPVIGYFIVFIQNNMDKLLILVPTIFVILIGIKVFIDKKKKSNNEIKSEEL, from the coding sequence ATGAAGAATAAGACAGTTAAATTTATAGGAAATTGTATTTTCTATTTTGTTCTTATAGCGATTGTATTTATATTAATAACACCAAAGATTTTTGGATATAGTTTGTATAGTGTATTAAGTGGAAGTATGACAGGAGCTATAAGTACAGGTAGTGTGGTAGCTGTTAAAGCTATTGATCCTAAAGAAATAAAAACTAGTGATGTAATAACTTTTAAAACAGATGGAGGGTCTATAGCAACTCATAGAGTTATAGATTTAACTGACGATAATGGACTAGCCTTTGTAACTAAAGGTGATGCAAATGAAAATATAGATCCAGTACCTATAAAATCAGCAAATGTCATAGGAAAAGTTATTTTTCATATTCCAGTAATAGGATACTTCATCGTATTTATACAAAATAATATGGATAAGCTATTAATTTTAGTACCAACTATCTTTGTTATATTAATTGGAATAAAAGTATTTATAGATAAAAAGAAAAAATCAAATAATGAAATAAAATCTGAAGAATTATAA